A genome region from Chryseobacterium indicum includes the following:
- a CDS encoding (4Fe-4S)-binding protein — protein sequence METHEYVNGEITVLWQPKKCIHAAVCVKTLPKVYNPKERPWLKPENATAEELKNQIDLCPSGALSYQFNTKK from the coding sequence ATGGAAACACATGAATATGTAAACGGAGAGATTACCGTGCTCTGGCAACCCAAAAAGTGCATCCACGCCGCCGTTTGTGTAAAAACACTTCCGAAAGTGTATAACCCGAAAGAAAGACCGTGGCTGAAACCTGAAAATGCAACCGCAGAAGAACTTAAAAACCAAATCGACCTGTGTCCTTCAGGAGCACTGAGTTATCAATTCAATACAAAAAAATAA
- a CDS encoding OsmC family protein, translated as MAITVKASLGTEKYYTEVIAGENTLITDEPVDKGGGNKGFNPFEILATSLASCTAATLRMYIDRKEWSVEKINVEVELENFPLTKRAIFKRDISFEGTNLDDEQLKRLHAIADACPIHKILTNDIEILTKFS; from the coding sequence ATGGCAATCACAGTAAAAGCAAGTTTAGGAACAGAAAAATACTACACCGAAGTTATTGCGGGAGAAAATACCCTTATTACAGATGAACCTGTAGACAAAGGTGGCGGAAATAAAGGGTTCAATCCTTTCGAAATTCTTGCCACTTCGCTCGCAAGCTGCACAGCGGCAACGTTGAGAATGTACATCGACCGAAAAGAATGGAGCGTAGAAAAAATAAACGTTGAAGTGGAACTGGAAAATTTTCCTTTAACGAAAAGAGCTATTTTCAAAAGAGACATCAGCTTTGAAGGCACAAATCTTGATGATGAACAACTGAAAAGACTTCACGCCATTGCAGATGCGTGCCCGATTCATAAGATTCTTACAAACGATATAGAAATATTAACCAAATTTTCATAA